In the genome of Penaeus monodon isolate SGIC_2016 chromosome 30, NSTDA_Pmon_1, whole genome shotgun sequence, the window AGCTATGGTCACATGGTCTTGATAGAGTCCTCCCACCACCTGAGGAGGACAAAGAAGATACTGgtgaattaaacttttttttttttcttccaatacaGCTattaggggaggggggtaaggaaaaaCCAAGTCGAGAGTTTCATTCACCATCATGAAATTGAGAACACCAATGTTTCTCCAAGGAAATATCATGTACATTTTTAGAATTGGTCATCAATTGactgatggggggaaaaaaaaaagccactgaCTGCAGAAAGCAAGGCCTACAATGTGTTATATTGACACTtaagtatattatgtatgaaaaagaaaaactgaccTGTATACCAAGTGGAAGACCATTTGGAGCAAGTCCCAGAGGTACCTGAGTAACAGGGAATCCTAGTGCGTTGAAAATGGCAGTGTAGGTAAAGTTCAAGGGTCGGAAGAGTGGTTCGTTGTGGTAGGGTGCTAAAGTTGGATGGCTTGGATACAGCAGCACTCCATTATCCCCCAATAGACGCTTTAATGTAATAGAAGACTGTTGATAAAGATGTATTGATTCACCTtttgattgaaaaaaatatacaggttTTCACTGATGCTTGGGTGGTTTTCATTTCTCCTTGCTCACATGTAGagtatttaaatgaacattgacTTAAATGACTAAGGTACAGCATTTTGTTTATTTTNNNNNNNNNNNNNNNNNNNNNNNNNNNNNNNNNNNNNNNNNNNNNNNNNNNNNNNNNNNNNNNNNNNNNNNNNNNNNNNNNNNNNNNNNNNNNNNNNNNNNNNNNNNNNNNNNNNNNNNNNNNNNNNNNNNNNNNNNNNNNNNNNNNNNNNNNNNNNNNNNNNNNNNNNNNNNNNNNNNNNNNNNNNNNNNNNNNNNNNNNNNNNNNNNNNNNNNNNNNNNNNNNNNNNNNNNNNNNNNNNNNNNNNNNNNNNNNNNNNNNNNNNNNNNNNNNNNNNNNNNNNNNNNNNNNNNNNNNNNNNNNNNNNNNNNNNNNNNNNNNNNNNNNNNNNNNNNNNNNNNNNNNNNNNNNNNNNNNNNNNNNNNNNNNNNNNNNNNNNNNNNNNNNNNNNNNNNNNNNNNNNNNNNNNNNNNNNNNNNNNNNNNNNNNNNNNNNNNNNNNNNNNNNNNNNNNNNNNNNNNNNNNNNNNNNNNNNNNNNNNNNNNNNNNNNNNNNNNNNNNNNNNNNNNNNNNNNNNNNNNNNNNNNNNNNNNNNNNNNNNNNNNNNNNNNNNNNNNNNNNNNNNNNNNNNNNNNNNNNNNNNNNNNNNNNNNNNNNNNNNNNNNNNNNNNNNNNNNNNNNNNNNNNNNNNNNNNNNNNNNNNNNNNNNNNNNNNNNNNNNNNNNNNNNNNNNNNNNNNNNNNNNNNNNNNNNNNNNNNNNNNNNNNNNNNNNNNNNNNNNNNNNNNNNNNNNNNNNNNNNNNNNNNNNNNNNNNNNNNNNNNNNNNNNNNNNNNNNNNNNNNNNNNNNNNNNNNNNNNNNNNNNNNNNNNNNNNNNNNNNNNNNNNNNNNNNNNNNNNNNNNNNNNNNNNNNNNNNNNNNNNNNNNNNNNNNNNNNNNNNNNNNNNNNNNNNNNNNNNNNNNNNNNNNNNNNNNNNNNNNNNNNNNNNNNNNNNNNNNNNNNNNNNNNNNNNNNNNNNNNNNNNNNNNNNNNNNNNNNNNNNNNNNNNNNNNNNNNNNNNNNNNNNNNNNNNNNNNNNNNNNNNNNNNNNNNNNNNNNNNNNNNNNNNNNNNNNNNNNNNNNNNNNNNNNNNNNNNNNNNNNNNNNNNNNNNNNNNNNNNNNNNNNNNNNNNNNNNNNNNNNNNNNNNNNNNNNNNNNNNNNNNNNNNNNNNNNNNNNNNNNNNNNNNNNNNNNNNNNNNNNNNNNNNNNNNNNNNNNNNNNNNNNNNNNNNNNNNNNNNNNNNNNNNNNNNNNNNNNNNNNNNNNNNNNNNNNNNNNNNNNNNNNNNNNNNNNNNNNNNNNNNNNNNNNNNNNNNNNNNNNNNNNNNNNNNNNNNNNNNNNNNNNNNNNNNNNNNNNNNNNNNNNNNNNNNNNNNNNNNNNNNNNNNNNNNNNNNNNNNNNNNNNNNNNNNNNNNNNNNNNNNNNNgtgaaaagcaaaaggaaaaatatttgaaatttataataCAACCTGCACTCGCATCTGGAGTTTCTTCCACATGGTCTCCCCTTGAAGCTGTGCAGGAACCCTCTGAGTGTCTTCTTTTCCTTGAAGCACTTTCTTCTggtcttttaaaaatttcacctCACCTGCAAATTTCTCCATTGCTGCTTGGGCTAGCAGAGGTATGGTGTGGTGTGCACGAAACAGGATAAGCCTGGTTATCTCAGTCCAAAAATTAATTTCTCCCTATAGTCAAAAGGGACAAATAGATGAAACAATTGTCTCCTACATCATGAAAAATGTCAATATGaaatatttaagaagaaaaaaaatggtagtataacaataatattcaaatgaagaatgttattttattttgctttattttgtaaTTCATTGTTTAAAGGCTTTCCTTACCTTGTTATCAGCCATTTGTTGAAAAATGGGAGTCCCTTCCTGGTACTCCTCTCTTAGTTTTTCTTGCCATATCTGATAAGACTTTTTCATTCCTGGGATTATCACCTGTGCAATACGATCAGAATGGAGGAGCCCATTTCATTGTTATGAGAGAATTATGGAAGTCAAGTCTTAAGAACTTTCTGGTATAAGCACACNNNNNNNNNNNNNNNNNNNNNNNNNNNNNNNNNNNNNNNNNNNNNNNNNNNNNNNNNNNNNNACAATGGTAAACTATTCATTTTTAGGGAAATCTCTAAAAAACTTCAAGAAACAACTAGCACCATGTTCTGACAAACCTTTCGAACTGTGATATCATATGTATGTCGGAAATGATGCGCTACAGCTCTCTGAGCAGAAATTAGGCTGGAACTCATATTGGAAGTCAAGATTCCATCACAATCATTTTCCATGGTAAAGATCTGAAGCGTCCCAGGATCAACCTGTTGAATAATGAACTTGTTCATTTCATGTTGAGATAATGCAAATTAAACACTAAACTTTTGACTCTGCAAAATCAGTGATCCTCTTGTTATGGTGTAGTAAATGCAGTAATTAAAAACAGGCTCATCATACCATGGTATTTTAAAAAGTGCTATAAAGTACTATAATATATGACAGAACAGGTCTCAATCATGTTAAACCTACACGCTTATTAAGAGAAAGCTTGTCAGCTTTATCACCAACTAACACACCAAGAATTGGTGCAAGATCCTTAGCATGTCTTGTAATGGGTCCTGCACTTTGCATTTCACTCCACACGACATCCAGGTGAATGTTACACCCTTTT includes:
- the LOC119592335 gene encoding fatty-acid amide hydrolase 2-B-like, producing MTVLEQVFTSPDAGYQQLCKSKRTRMDIVLNQESGCNISQLYNFKKQYSLSTTISAALMCACGTPISLGTDTGGSIRIPAYFCGLFGHKPSSGVTSLKGCNIHLDVVWSEMQSAGPITRHAKDLAPILGVLVGDKADKLSLNKRVDPGTLQIFTMENDCDGILTSNMSSSLISAQRAVAHHFRHTYDITVRKVIIPGMKKSYQIWQEKLREEYQEGTPIFQQMADNKGEINFWTEITRLILFRAHHTIPLLAQAAMEKFAGEVKFLKDQKKVLQGKEDTQRVPAQLQGETMWKKLQMRVQRLLGDNGVLLYPSHPTLAPYHNEPLFRPLNFTYTAIFNALGFPVTQVPLGLAPNGLPLGIQVVGGLYQDHVTIAVAADLEKAFGGWICPSKIL